The nucleotide sequence TTATTTGGGACGCCCCAAACCGTAACGGCCACCATCCGCAGCGTGCGCGAGCACAGTGATGTGGACGACTATTTCGACATCCATCTGGGCTACGAGGATAAAATGGTCATCATCAAATCGAGCCTGTTGGTGTATGAAAACAGCCTGCGGTACTCGATCCACGGCACCAAGGGTACCTTCATCAAACGGGGGCTTGATGCCCAGGAAGAAACGCTCCGCAAAGACGTACTACCCGACGTGGAGAACTGGGGCGCCGAACCCGAAGACCGCTGGGGTACCCTTTATAGCGATCATTTTACAGGAATCATCCCCAGTGAAGCGGGTGATTACATGGCGTTTTATGATTCGGTGTACGATGCCATTGTGAACGGCCAGGAGTTAGCCGTAAAGCCCGCGGAGATTCTGCGCACTACGCGCGTCATCGACCTGGCTTTCGAAAGCAACGAACGGCAAACTACGATTAGCTACTGAATAGCCTGGGATTAGGTGCTGGATGTAGGACGTTGGATTTTTGACGTTCAGTAATTGACCCTAAAAAATGGGCTGCGCCAGGTGGGCAGCCCATTTTATAGGATGAAAAGAAAGTCAGAAATGTAGGGTACCCTTGAAAAACGTACTTACAAGGCCAATAATTACACCAGTCCCAGCTCTTTGCCAATCGACTGTACCTTATCTTTCAACCCCTCATACACCGCATCGAAATCCTCGTTTTTATCCAGGTTGGCACGAACGCCGACGTAGAATTTTATTTTAGGCTCGGTACCCGATGGGCGGCAGGTAAATTTGGTGCCGTCATTGGTAAAAAATTGGAGTACATTGGACGGCTCGATGCCCATTTTGCCCGATGGGATGCTGAACACGGTACCCTGGCGCATGTCCGTATTGGTGAGGGCCTGGTAGTCGTCCATCCGGATCACCGGCGCCCCGCCCAGGGTCTTGGGTGGATTGGCCCGAAAATCGGCCATCATCTGCTGAATTTCCTCAGCTCCGCTCTTGCCCTTTTTGGTAATCGAAATCAGGCCTTCATAATAGAAGCCATATTGCTTATAGATTTCCATAAGCATATCGAACAGGCTCAGTCCTTTGTCTTTGGCGTAAGCCGTCAGCTCGGCGATGATGGCGCAGGAGGCGATGGCATCCTTATCGCGAACCGCATCGCCGATCAGGTAGCCGTAGCTTTCTTCTCCCCCACCAATGAACTCTTCCAGGCCTTCTTTTTCGCGGATGACCTGGGCAATGTATTTAAAACCCGTCAGCGTATTATAGCACTTCACGCCGAAGCCATCAGCCATATTGTCAATCAGGTCGGTCGTCACAATGGTCTTGCAGACAAACTGATGGCCGGTCAATTTTCCCGCCTCTTTCCAAGCTGACAACAGGTAGTAAATCAGCAGACTGGCCGTCTGATTTCCATTGAGCAGTTGCAGTTCGCCGTGGTGGTTCTTGGCCCCAATTCCCACGCGGTCGGCGTCGGGGTCGGTACCCAGGATCAGGTCGGCGTCAATCTCCCGGGCTTTTTCCAGGGCCAGGCTCATGGCTTCGCTCTCCTCAGGATTGGGGTACACTACCGTCGGAAACTGCCCGTTGCCGTTGGGTTCGGCCTGTTCTTTGATCACGGTCACGTTTTCAAAACCCATCGCGGCCAGGGTACGGGGTACCAGGCTCACCCCCGTGCCATGGATCGGGGTATACACGATTTTGGTATCCTTCTGCCGCTTGATGGCATCTTTTGAAATCGAAAGGGAAAGGATGTGATCGACGTATTTTTTATCAATTTCTTCGCCAATGCTGTGGATCAATTCAGAATTACCCTCAAATTTGATTTGATCCACGGAAGTGATGGCATTGACTTCCTGGATTATATTGTGGTCGTGCGGGGCTACCACCTGCGAGCCATCCACCCAGTAGGCTTTATAGCCATTGTATTCCTTAGGGTTGTGTGAGGCGGTGACCACTACGCCACTATGGCAGTCGAGTTCACGGATGGTGAACGAAAGCTCAGGGGTAGGACGCAGCGACTCGAAGCGGTAGACCGTGATGCCATTGGCCGAAAAAATATCCGCAATAATCTGAGAAAATTCGTCCGACTTGATGCGGGAATCGTAGGCAATGGCCACCCGGATGGTTTCATTGGGAAAGGCTTTGTTGAGGTAGTTGGCCAGCCCCTGCGTGGCCGCTCCCACGGTGTAGCGGTTCATGCGGTTGGAGCCAATGCCGATCAGGCCCCTTAGTCCGCCGGTTCCGAACTCCAGATCCTTGTAGAAAGCGTCGGTCAGCTCGGTATTGCTTCCCTCATCAATCAGTTTTTGAATAGCGGTTTTTGTTTCCTGATCATAATTACCTGTCAGCCAGGAATTGACTTTATCTTCTACGTTTTGTTCCAGTTGTACGGCCATTTTTTAGTTGAAAGTTGAAAGTGGACAATCGACAGTAGCTCCCCGATTCATATCGAATCTTTTGAAAGCCTTCTGTGCTTCGTATTTAAAGTACCCCGCCGGACAATTCTCATCCTTTATCCACCACTAATTTCTCCATTTCCATCCGCGCATCGGCTTTCAGAGCGGCGGCTGATTTGGCCTTGGCCTGCGCCGTTTTCAGAATCAGTTCGGCCACAAGTCCCGTCCAGCCGGTTTGGTGGGCTGCCCCGCATCCCCGGCCGTTGTCGCCATGGAAATATTCGTAGAACAGGATATAATCCCGGAAATGGGGGTCGGTCTGTAGTTTCTCATTGGTACCAAACGCAGCCCGACGGTCGTCTGCATCCTTTTTGAAGAGGCCAATCAACCGATCGGCCATGCCCATGGCTACTTCGTCGATTGTGGTAATATTACCCGAATTGGTAGGGTACTCTACTTCATAATCGTCACCGTAGTAGGCATGAAATTTCATCAGGGAGTCAAAAATCAGGTAGTTCAGCGGAAACCAGATCGGGCCCCGCCAGTTGGAATTGCCACCCATGATGTCGGTCAGGGCTTCGGCCGGCGTGTAGCCTACCTGAAGTACCTCGCCATTGATGTAGAATTTGTAGGGGTTCTCCTCGTGGAATTTGGACATGGCGCGTATGCCGTAATCCGACAGGAACTCCTCCTTGTCCAGCATGCGCTTCATGATCATTTTCATGCGGTGTCCCCGCAGAATGGCCAGCAGACGGTTCTCCCCTTTTCCCGACTCAAACCACCGCGAAATAAGGCGGGCCAGGTCGGGCCGATTGGCCAGAACCCACTCCACGCGGCGCTTGAAGATGGGCATTTTATCCAGCATCTGAGGGTCCAAGATTTCCACGGCAAATAGCGGGATCAGGCCCACAATGGAACGTACCTTCAACAGTATGCTTTGTCCGTTAGGTATGTGGATCACATCGTAGTAGAATTGATCATCCTCGTCCCACAAACTAATGGTGGAGTTTTTGTCGCCCATCGCCTCCATCGCCCCGGCAATGTACAGGAAGTGCTCAAAAAACTTGGAAGCCATATCCTGATACACAGGCTGTTTCAGCGAAATCTCCACCGAAATACGCAGCATATTCAGCGTGTACATGGCCATCCAGCCCGTAGCATCGGCCTGTTCGAGTTTGCCGCCGAAGGGCATGGGCGTAGAGCGGTCGAACACGCCAATGTTGTCCAATCCCAGGAAGCCTCCGCTGAATATGTTGTTTCCGGTGTCGTCTTTCTGGTTGACCCACCAGGTAAAGTTGAGTAGTAGTTTGTGGAATATCTTTTCCAGAAACTCCACATCCCCTACCCCGTCATTCTGTTCACGGTCGATTTCATAGACCTTCCAGGTAGCCCAGGCATGCACCGGAGGATTCACATCCGAGAAATTCCACTCATAGGCCGGAATCTGGCCATTGGGATGCATATAGTATTCACGAAGCAGGATTTCCAGCTGACGCTTGGCAAAATCGGCATCTACCCGGGCCAACGGAATACAGTGGAAGGCCAGATCCCAGGCCGCAAACCACGGGTACTCCCACTTGTCGGGCATCGAAATAAGATTGGCCGCGTACAAGTGCTTCCAGCCCGAATTCCGGCCCCACTTGCGCCCGTAGGCGGGCTCAGGATGCGAGGGGTCGCCTTTCAGCCATTCGTACACGTTGTAGTAGTAAAACTGCTTGCTCCACAACATTCCGGCGTAAGCCTGCCGCTGAATGGCGAGCAGCTCGGGGTCCTTGACATCCTTCTGAATTTCGGCATAAAATTCGTTGGCTTCCCGGATTCGTTTGTCAAACATGTCATCGAAGCCCCCGAAAGGTTCCGAAATGGTGTGATTGACCAGTCGCATCCGGATCGAGATACTTTCGCCTCCCTTGACGATCCGCGAAAACCGACCGGCGGCTTTGGTACCGATATGGTTCGGATTCACGGTAGCGCTCTTGCGGCCACTGATGACATAGTCGTTGATACCGTCCTTAGGATACGCCGTGCTATTGGCTGTCCCGTAGAGTTTTTTGAAATTCGTTTCATTCTCACAAAACAGCAATTCGTCCGTCTTGTCAAGATATAGATTGTATTTGCCGTGCTTCCGGTGGTTCACCTCGATGATTCGGTTGGCCATGCCGTTCATGATGGGCTTGTAGTCGAAGGCAGGGTACCCCCACGACCAGGTGTTCCGAAAGGCAATGGTAGGCAGAATGGTGATCGGAGCGTCCTTATGGCTCCGGTTATGCACGGTCACGCGGATGTAGATATCCTCTTCATCGGCCTTGGCATACTCCATGAAAATGTCGAAATACTCGTCCTTGTCGAATATGCCGGTATCCATGATCTCGAATTCTGGCTCGTTTTTTCCCCGCCGGGCGTTCTCCTGGCGTATTTTTTCGTAGGGAAACAAGGTCTGGGGGTACTTGTAGAGCATCTTCATGTACGAGTGCGTGGGGGTACTATCCAGGTAATAGTACATTTCCTTGACATCCTCGCCATGATTGGCTTCGGTATTGGTAAGGCCGAAGATGCGCTCTTTCAGCATCTTGTCCTTATGGTTCCAGAAAGCAAAGGAAAAACAGATGTGCTGCTTGCTGTCCGAGAGCCCTCCGATCCCCTCCTCGCCCCAGCGATACGCCTTGGACCGGGCCATCTCGTGGGTGATGTAGTTCCAGGCATCACCATTCCGACTGTAATCCTCGCGCACCGTACCCCACTGCCGTTCCGATAGGTAGGGTCCCCACTTCTTCCAGCCTTTGTTTTCTTTTTGGAGGGTAAGTCTTACTTTTTCTGCGCTACTAGCCATATTGTATCGGTGAATTGATCCCGGAGAGTTTGTTTGCCCAAAGTTTTACTCAGTCAGTGGACTTACTAAAAACGAAACAAACTCTTTAAACTTTTGAAGTTCACAAATAAAGAGGTTTTGCGAAGGGATTGTTACTGAATTGGTGAAATAAAGCGTGAACAAATTCTAATCACCCAAAATTGTCCAACTTTCTATGTTTTCGATACCATCCAGAGAAACCACCCGTTTGACTGAATAGTCGACCTTTCCGGCGTAAAAGGCTGTGAGTGAATCACCCTCCCGAGCGGTTTGCACCAGTACAGGGTCACGTTCACGCCCGCACTCCCGGATCACATCCTCCACGTATTCCTTGAACATGAGTTGTACCGGCAACCGGAAATATTCCCCGGAACTGATTTCCAGCACGGGCACGGCTTCATGGGTACCTCCCGCACAAATCAGGCCGAATTCGCGTTGGGCCTGCTTATAACCCGCATCGTTGGCTTTGACCAGCAGCCCCTGCCGGGGCAAAGTCCGCTCGGCGCCCGCCTTTATTTTCTTGTCCAGGGCGGTCAATTGCTGCCGCAAAGTCCAGGTACCTTTACCCGTCCGAATGCGTTCGCGGATGGATTGCCGGATGAAATAGGTAAGCGCCTGCGTCACGTTCAGACCAATCTCAGCCATCTGCTTAAAGATGAGCGAGGTAGGCGACATGCCCGGAATGGTGTTGGGATCGTGAAGCAATACGGTACCCTCAGGGGTCAGGAAACCGTCGATCCGGGCGCAAACGTTGATGCCTAAACGCCCGAACACCGTGGCTATGTTCTGCCGGATTTTTTGATTATTTTCCTGGGATGTATCGACCGGAATGCGTTTCCGGGTAGCCCCAGGCTTATATTTTGAGTTAAAGTCAAAAACCTCTACGACCTTGATCACTTCCGTCGGAGGCAGTGCCAGGGGGGTACCCTCGTCGAGTTGCAGACAACCGCACGAAAACTCCTGTCCGCGTACGAAGGTTTCCAGCAGTACCTGATCTTCAGCATTGCTGCTGGATATGGTGACTCGGTTTTTAACCTGGGCAAAACTATGATCAAGAAGCTCTATCAATGCGTCGGGATGGAAGATTTCCTTACCCTCGACTATTACTGGAAAGCCGATCCCTTCGTCCAGATTGGCCAGGCGCTGCGCCCAATTCTGTTTATCGGTTTTTGTAAGATCCGCCCATTCGTCTGCGGATAATTCCAGTTGGAAAAAGCATTGATTGATGGCCTGCACGAATGAAGAAAAATCATCTTTCTGCACGATGGCTACCCCGATGCTCGATCCCTGGTGCGGAGCTTTCACCACGATCGGGATACCCAGTTCGTTCTTTATTTCTTCGAATACTTCTTCCCGATTCCGGCTTTGCCAATCCGCATACGTAAGTACCCCCATTTTTTTCTGCTGGCCGTTGGCGAGGGCAATCATTTCATTTTGCAGGATTTTGTCGATTCCCACCGCTGAGCCCATTAGCCCCGGACCGCTGTACGGAATGCGGTACCATTCCAGAAGGCCCTGGATGGCTCCATCTTCACAGTCGGGGCCGTGCATGGCTAGAAAAGCAAAGTCGAAATGGTGCTTGAAATCCTGAGGAATGAGAAGTTCGCCTACCTCTGCGGGCAAGTCCGCTGTGGCTAACTCCGGATACGACTCCGCGTAGAGACGGTATCCTTCCTTTTGATAGGTAGCCTGTGGAAAGAAGTCGCGGATTTCTTTTTGATAAAGTACCTCGGTCTGAACCTTGATGAAACGTCCGAAGCTATCCACAAAAATGGGAACGGGCTCAAAAATGGTTTTGTCGAGATGTTCAAAAGCAGTTTTGCCCCCGGCGAAGGAAATCTCGCGCTCGCGGGACGGTCCCCCGAAAAAAATGCCAATGCGCATGGTTTGCGTTGATTAGTAACGAAACCGCAAGATAAGGGGAGATTTTTAATAGAAAAGTGAAACGGGGTCGCCCGGGCGATGGAAATTAATTTCCATCGCCCGGGCGACCCCGTTTCCATCGGTTATTTTCACCTAGACCAGGCTGGGTACATTGACGGCTTCCACGCGTAGTACATTCGGTACAGCCTTGCGAATGGACTCTTCCAGACCGGCGCGGAAGGTCATGGCATTCATGGGACAGGTTTGGCACGATCCCATCAATTCTAGACGGACAATGAGGTCGTCTGTTACTTCAGCCAGCTTCACATTACCACCGTCGGCCTCCAGGTAGGGACGTACGGAGTCAAGCGCGTTTTCGATCAGGCCTTCAATCTTGTTTCTTTCTTCTGTGATCATGGGGTATAAATATGCGCTAAAATGCACTTTTTTCTCTAAAAATCAAACTTTTGACCGATCGGTTCCTTAAACCCGCATCTCCACTACCTTGGTTTTTTCCAGGCCGGCGTTGCGGATCGCCACCTGCTGCGCCAGGGCTTCGGCCGCATCACGAAATGCCTCCGTGCCCACCGATTCGGTATTCATTACCGCCGGGCGGCCTTCGTCGCCCGCTTCGCGGATGCTCTGCACCAGTGGAATCTGCCCCAGGAAAGGTACCTGATAGCGTTCGGCCAACTTCACACCCCCACCCTGTCCGAAGATGTAATACTTGTTGTCGGGTAGTTCGGCGGGCGTAAAGTAGGCCATGTTTTCTATAACGCCCAGAATGGGTACGTTGATCTGCGGCTGCCGGAACATGGCCAGTCCTTTATTGGCGTCGGCCAGGGCTACCTTTTGGGGCGTGGTCACGATCACGGCTCCCGTGACGGGTACTGTCTGGACCAGCGTGAGGTGAATGTCGCTCGTGCCGGGCGGTAGGTCGATCAGCAGATAATCCAATTCGCCCCAGTCGGTATCGCCAAAAAACTGTTTCAGCGCCTGGCTCGCCATCGGGCCCCGCCACACCACGGCGCTATCCGGGGGCGTCAGGAAACCAATGGAAATCATTTTGATGCCGTACTGCCGGATCGGATTGATGTAGTTCTTGCCGTCTTTGGGCGTAATGGTCGGTTGCAGGTCTTCGGCACCAAACATGACGGGGATGGATGGACCGTAAATATCGGCATCAATAATCCCCACTTTGGCACCTGAGCGGTGCAGTGCCAGGGCCAGGTTGGCCGTCACGGTCGATTTACCTACCCCGCCCTTGCCCGAAGCAATGGCAATCACGTTTTTCACGCCCGGAATCACCGAAGCCCCGCTGCGGGTGGAGGTAACGTCGGCCGTGAGATTGACTTTCACATCGATGTCAGAAGAAAGTTGAGTGTGGATTGCCTCCACGCAACTCCTGCGGATGAGCTCTTTGAGCGGACAGGCGGGGGTGGTAAGTACCACCGTAAAACTCACCTGGTTGACACCCACCTCGATGTCCCGAATCATGCCCAGCGTCACCAGGTCTTTTTTCAAATCCGGTTCCTGTACGGTGCTCAGTGCCTGTAAAACCTTCTCTTTATTGATTGTAAATTCTCCCATGGTACTTCTTCTGCGCTACGGACTTTATCTGGTAAGCGATGAGGGTTAAATGTTCCAAAAAGGTAACACGTTTATTTCCTATTGAGTTTTGGTCTGGCCTGGAAATTCACGAAGCTTATCTTCGATTTGTTTCATTTCCGGGGATACAGGCAGGGTTTCGGCCATTTTTTCCAGACGACTTTTTACGTTGATCAAAAGTAGCCGGTAGCTTTCGGTCAACCCGTGCTGGGGCCGGTGCGCCATCATCTTCCGCACTTTGTCCCACTCTTCCAGCCCTTCCCGAACCGATGAGTCCAGGTAGCTTTCCGCAAATTTTTGAAAAATATACTCTTCGGCCCAGGTACTGGGATGAATCAGGTCATCTTCATAAAAACGGTAGTCGCGCAGATCGTCCAGCATCATTTCGTAGCTGGGGAAGTAGCTCACATTCGCATGCTGCTCGGTCAGGCGGTGGCAGAGCAGCCGCAGCACCGATTTGCTGACCTGATTGAGCGGCAGCGTATCGCGGGTATGCCGTACCGGGCTGACGGTTAGGATCACTTTACGGGTATGTTTCAGCGCGCGAAGTACATTGCTCCACAAGTTCAGCAGTTGCTCGTAGCCCAATAGCTCTTTCACAAATTCATTTTGGGGCGTTTTGTGGCAATTGGACACGAGCGACAGGTTCTTCTTATAACGGTACACATAGGCGGTACCAAACGTAACCACCAGTACTTCGGAGGTATTCAAAAAATCCCGGACCCGGGCCAGGGTACCCTTCAATTGCTCTTCCAGGGCTTCGCGACTATCCGCCCAGAAAGTAGAGTGAAAATCATAATGCAGCCAGATTCCGTCGGCGTTCTGGACGTAAAGTTCTTCATTGGGAGGGGTACCTTCCAGTGCCATCGTCAGTAACTTGGCAATAGAATAGGGATTGAATACCGTGCCGAATGGATTGTTCAGGACCGGCAGTTTATACTCGGAGAGTTGACTGCCCAGTACCTCAGCGAAGCAAGATCCCACCGTAAGCACGGGTGTTTGGTAGTCGATTTTCCAGTCCGATGGATTTACAGGTACTTCGGTGCGAATATGTAAGGACTTCATTAACTTTGAATTTAACTTTTCGAACAAACTAGATTCCTATGCGCCCCCTAGCCCTCCTGTTGATTTTCTCCCTGAATGTCTACGCCGCCTGTCAGCAGAAAGAAGGAACCACACCCGCGCCGGCAGTCTCCACTCCGACGCCACCGACTTCTCCCAAGGAATATACATTCAGCGACACGCCCACGTGGCAGGATGAATTCGAGTACAGCGGAAAGCCCGACCCAGCCAAGTGGGGCTATGAGTTGGGCGGCAGTGGATGGGGTAACAACGAACTGCAAAACTACACCAACAATTTGGAAAACGCCCAGGTGAAGGATGGTCATCTCGTAATTACGGCTCGCAAAGAGACCTCCGGCAACCGGCAGTTTTCCTCCGCCCGGCTACTCACAAAAGGCAAAGGCGACTTCCTGTATGGCAAAATCGAGGTAAAAGCCAAGCTTCCGACGGGGGTAGGTACCTGGCCAGCCATCTGGATGCTGGCCTCGGATAGTAACTACGGTACGCAGTACTGGCCCGACAATGGCGAGATCGACATCATGGAACACGTGGGCTTTGACCAAAATAACGTGCATGCTAACATCCACACCAAAGCTTTCAATCATTCCATTGGTACCAATAAAGGAAACAATATCATCGTTCCGACCGCTTCCACGGAATTCCATGTGTACTCCTGTGAGTGGAAGCCCGACTACATGGCTTTCGCGGTGGATGGTAAGGAATACTTTCGGTTTGAACGGAATTCTGGCTACAACTGGACACAATGGCCCTTCGACCGCAAGCAGTTTCTGTTGCTCAATATCGCCGTAGGGGGTAATTGGGGTGGTCAAAAGGGAGTGGACGAAAATATTTTCCCGCAAAGCATGATTGTGGATTATGTGCGGGTATATGAGTTGGTGGAGAAGAAGTGAAATCCTTGTGTTGCAGCACCCATTTGTGAGATTGAGACACGGGGAATAAAGAAGAAGGTAGAAAAAATTGTTCGGCTAAGATAGCTATGCAGGAATTTTTGACAATCAGGCATTTCAGTCAGGAAGCACAGTACATAGAATTACTGAATGTACTGCAAACCCACGATATCCCCTACCTGACCGAAGAGTACCGGCAGCGCATCGACCCGATCAGCATGGTGACTCTGGCTCCCGAATTTATCGTTAAAGTGCAGGCCCACCATTTTTCAAAGGTTTCCGAATTGATGAACGAGCTGGCCGCTCAGGCTGTCCTACACGCCAGTGATGAGCACTATCTGTTTGATTTCAAAGACGAAGAACTTTTCGACATTCTGGCCAGCCCCGATGAGTGGTCGGCTTTCGACTATCAACTGGCCCGGCGGATTCTGGGCGAGCGGGGCATCGAAATTGATGCCAAGATGCTGGACTTACTAAAAAAATCCCGCCTGCAGGAGTTGGCGCAACCCGAAGAGAAACAAACGAATAGCCTGTGGGTAGCCTACTTTTTTGCGATTTTGGGTGGAGTGGTCGGCATCTTCATGGGCTGGCATATGCTGACCGCCCGCAAAACTCTCCCCAATGGCCAACGCATCTACATGTACCAGGCCAGCGACCGTAGGCACGGTCGCTGGATTATGGCATTGGGCCTGGTTATGCTGGTGATTTGGCTTTTATCAAAGCCCCTGGGAGGTAGCCTCTTTTAAACACTCGTACTAATTGGTATAGGGACCACAACTTTTCTACCCGCGCAAGCATGTTCCAAAACGAACAATGCAGACCGCCGAGGGGCCTGCATTGCTTCAAAACCTATATCGCCTATTCTAGGATTTTCCGTTGGTACTATCAGCCTCCGTGGTTTTAGACGCGGTTGTTTTGCGGGTAGCCGGCACGGCGGCCTTCCCGGTAGTGGTCGATGTAGCTGCCGCCGGTTTACGGGCACGGCTAGGACGGGACCGGGGGGCGGGAGTGGGTTTTGAAGGGGCCGGCGGTGCTGCCTGGCCGGTTACTGTCGAAACGGTATCGCTCGCCGATTTGGCCTTTTTCGCGGCAGCCCGAGCGGCATTCTTGTCGGCTTTGGTGGCGTTTTTCTTAGTCTTATTTGCTACTTTCTTTTGTTTGTCTTCGGCTTTTTTCTGTACCTTTTTGGTTGCCTTTCCGGCTTTCTTCTCTTCCTTTTTCACAAGTTTGGCCACTTTCTTCGCAAGCTTCTCGGCCGTTTTCTCAACCGACTTTTTCAATTTTTTCGACTCGGTCGTTAGCGATTTCAGCTTTTCTTCCAGCGTCGAGGCAATTTCAGTCGTTAGTTTCTTGGTTTTTGATTTCATGATGATCGTTTTGGTAGAATGGGACTACTTCGCAAGGAAGCTTTGGGATGAAAAAATCTACAAATACCTACGTATTTTTCCGTAAGAACAAAAATTTCGGGTTATTTTTATGTTAAGTTTTCCTCCACAAATTTCCACAGCACAATCCCGGCCGATACCGATACATTGAACGAATGCTTGGTGCCGAATTGCGGAATTTCCACACACATATCGGTAACGGCCAGCAACTCTTCGCTCACTCCCTCTACTTCATTGCCAAACACAAAGGCGTACTTTGCGGCGTATTTTGGTCGGAATTTATGTAAAGGTACGCTGTCCAGCGTCTGTTCTACCGCCACCAGAATATACCCCTCTTCGCGTAGATTTCGGACCAGCTCCAGGGTGTCATTCACTTTTTGCCAAGCCACCGCCCGCTCGGCCCCCAGAGCGCTTTTGGTAATTTCCCGGTGCGGAGGCGACGGCGTATAGCCACCCAGGTAGATGGTCTCGGCTCGAAAGGCGTCAGCGGTACGAAAAAATGAACCGACGTTGTTGAGGCTACGGATGTTCTCCAGCACAATGACAAAAGGAAACTTTTCGGCCTGCCTGAATTCGTCCACCGAAAGCCGGTTCATCTCTTCCATTGAACGTTTTTGCATGGCAATGGGAGATAGGATCTTGGATTGATGCGTCAAACTCAGGTCAAACCTACGATTTAATCCACACACAAAAAAAACGGCAAATCTATTTTGAAGTCCCCGGAGGTTCCTGTCATGCAGATGATCAGCGAAGGTAGCCGGTATTCATTCATAAAATATCC is from Salmonirosea aquatica and encodes:
- a CDS encoding D-alanine--D-alanine ligase family protein — protein: MRIGIFFGGPSREREISFAGGKTAFEHLDKTIFEPVPIFVDSFGRFIKVQTEVLYQKEIRDFFPQATYQKEGYRLYAESYPELATADLPAEVGELLIPQDFKHHFDFAFLAMHGPDCEDGAIQGLLEWYRIPYSGPGLMGSAVGIDKILQNEMIALANGQQKKMGVLTYADWQSRNREEVFEEIKNELGIPIVVKAPHQGSSIGVAIVQKDDFSSFVQAINQCFFQLELSADEWADLTKTDKQNWAQRLANLDEGIGFPVIVEGKEIFHPDALIELLDHSFAQVKNRVTISSSNAEDQVLLETFVRGQEFSCGCLQLDEGTPLALPPTEVIKVVEVFDFNSKYKPGATRKRIPVDTSQENNQKIRQNIATVFGRLGINVCARIDGFLTPEGTVLLHDPNTIPGMSPTSLIFKQMAEIGLNVTQALTYFIRQSIRERIRTGKGTWTLRQQLTALDKKIKAGAERTLPRQGLLVKANDAGYKQAQREFGLICAGGTHEAVPVLEISSGEYFRLPVQLMFKEYVEDVIRECGRERDPVLVQTAREGDSLTAFYAGKVDYSVKRVVSLDGIENIESWTILGD
- a CDS encoding GSCFA domain-containing protein yields the protein MKSLHIRTEVPVNPSDWKIDYQTPVLTVGSCFAEVLGSQLSEYKLPVLNNPFGTVFNPYSIAKLLTMALEGTPPNEELYVQNADGIWLHYDFHSTFWADSREALEEQLKGTLARVRDFLNTSEVLVVTFGTAYVYRYKKNLSLVSNCHKTPQNEFVKELLGYEQLLNLWSNVLRALKHTRKVILTVSPVRHTRDTLPLNQVSKSVLRLLCHRLTEQHANVSYFPSYEMMLDDLRDYRFYEDDLIHPSTWAEEYIFQKFAESYLDSSVREGLEEWDKVRKMMAHRPQHGLTESYRLLLINVKSRLEKMAETLPVSPEMKQIEDKLREFPGQTKTQ
- a CDS encoding MGH1-like glycoside hydrolase domain-containing protein codes for the protein MASSAEKVRLTLQKENKGWKKWGPYLSERQWGTVREDYSRNGDAWNYITHEMARSKAYRWGEEGIGGLSDSKQHICFSFAFWNHKDKMLKERIFGLTNTEANHGEDVKEMYYYLDSTPTHSYMKMLYKYPQTLFPYEKIRQENARRGKNEPEFEIMDTGIFDKDEYFDIFMEYAKADEEDIYIRVTVHNRSHKDAPITILPTIAFRNTWSWGYPAFDYKPIMNGMANRIIEVNHRKHGKYNLYLDKTDELLFCENETNFKKLYGTANSTAYPKDGINDYVISGRKSATVNPNHIGTKAAGRFSRIVKGGESISIRMRLVNHTISEPFGGFDDMFDKRIREANEFYAEIQKDVKDPELLAIQRQAYAGMLWSKQFYYYNVYEWLKGDPSHPEPAYGRKWGRNSGWKHLYAANLISMPDKWEYPWFAAWDLAFHCIPLARVDADFAKRQLEILLREYYMHPNGQIPAYEWNFSDVNPPVHAWATWKVYEIDREQNDGVGDVEFLEKIFHKLLLNFTWWVNQKDDTGNNIFSGGFLGLDNIGVFDRSTPMPFGGKLEQADATGWMAMYTLNMLRISVEISLKQPVYQDMASKFFEHFLYIAGAMEAMGDKNSTISLWDEDDQFYYDVIHIPNGQSILLKVRSIVGLIPLFAVEILDPQMLDKMPIFKRRVEWVLANRPDLARLISRWFESGKGENRLLAILRGHRMKMIMKRMLDKEEFLSDYGIRAMSKFHEENPYKFYINGEVLQVGYTPAEALTDIMGGNSNWRGPIWFPLNYLIFDSLMKFHAYYGDDYEVEYPTNSGNITTIDEVAMGMADRLIGLFKKDADDRRAAFGTNEKLQTDPHFRDYILFYEYFHGDNGRGCGAAHQTGWTGLVAELILKTAQAKAKSAAALKADARMEMEKLVVDKG
- a CDS encoding phospho-sugar mutase: MAVQLEQNVEDKVNSWLTGNYDQETKTAIQKLIDEGSNTELTDAFYKDLEFGTGGLRGLIGIGSNRMNRYTVGAATQGLANYLNKAFPNETIRVAIAYDSRIKSDEFSQIIADIFSANGITVYRFESLRPTPELSFTIRELDCHSGVVVTASHNPKEYNGYKAYWVDGSQVVAPHDHNIIQEVNAITSVDQIKFEGNSELIHSIGEEIDKKYVDHILSLSISKDAIKRQKDTKIVYTPIHGTGVSLVPRTLAAMGFENVTVIKEQAEPNGNGQFPTVVYPNPEESEAMSLALEKAREIDADLILGTDPDADRVGIGAKNHHGELQLLNGNQTASLLIYYLLSAWKEAGKLTGHQFVCKTIVTTDLIDNMADGFGVKCYNTLTGFKYIAQVIREKEGLEEFIGGGEESYGYLIGDAVRDKDAIASCAIIAELTAYAKDKGLSLFDMLMEIYKQYGFYYEGLISITKKGKSGAEEIQQMMADFRANPPKTLGGAPVIRMDDYQALTNTDMRQGTVFSIPSGKMGIEPSNVLQFFTNDGTKFTCRPSGTEPKIKFYVGVRANLDKNEDFDAVYEGLKDKVQSIGKELGLV
- a CDS encoding NifU family protein, producing the protein MITEERNKIEGLIENALDSVRPYLEADGGNVKLAEVTDDLIVRLELMGSCQTCPMNAMTFRAGLEESIRKAVPNVLRVEAVNVPSLV
- a CDS encoding Mrp/NBP35 family ATP-binding protein; its protein translation is MGEFTINKEKVLQALSTVQEPDLKKDLVTLGMIRDIEVGVNQVSFTVVLTTPACPLKELIRRSCVEAIHTQLSSDIDVKVNLTADVTSTRSGASVIPGVKNVIAIASGKGGVGKSTVTANLALALHRSGAKVGIIDADIYGPSIPVMFGAEDLQPTITPKDGKNYINPIRQYGIKMISIGFLTPPDSAVVWRGPMASQALKQFFGDTDWGELDYLLIDLPPGTSDIHLTLVQTVPVTGAVIVTTPQKVALADANKGLAMFRQPQINVPILGVIENMAYFTPAELPDNKYYIFGQGGGVKLAERYQVPFLGQIPLVQSIREAGDEGRPAVMNTESVGTEAFRDAAEALAQQVAIRNAGLEKTKVVEMRV